The following are encoded together in the Kribbella voronezhensis genome:
- a CDS encoding DsbA family oxidoreductase, with amino-acid sequence MNSIQRPAVAARTIQVWSDLLCPFAHVAIHRLWETRAKLGLEEVVGFDHHVFPLELFDGPHPRRGTDTEAVGLGQIAPEAGFRVWAQADDLYPHTVLLAAEAVLAAKAQSLRASELLDRALRVGFWLESKSISHRGAILEIASGLDLDRARLTEDLDNGTYRRAVMDDFAISQGEEVKGSPHLFLADGSSEHNPGITVHWEGPWAAGYPVVDSDQPEIFEDLLRRAAQG; translated from the coding sequence ATGAACAGCATCCAGCGGCCGGCCGTCGCGGCCCGGACGATCCAGGTCTGGTCGGATCTGCTCTGCCCGTTCGCGCATGTCGCGATCCACCGGCTCTGGGAGACGCGGGCGAAGCTGGGCCTGGAAGAGGTGGTCGGCTTCGACCACCACGTGTTCCCGCTCGAGTTGTTCGACGGGCCGCACCCGCGACGCGGTACCGACACCGAGGCGGTCGGGCTCGGTCAGATCGCTCCCGAGGCCGGCTTCCGGGTCTGGGCCCAGGCAGACGACCTCTATCCCCACACGGTTCTGCTGGCTGCCGAGGCTGTTCTTGCTGCCAAGGCGCAGAGTCTGCGCGCGAGTGAACTGCTCGACCGGGCGCTGCGGGTCGGGTTCTGGCTGGAGAGCAAGTCGATCAGCCATCGCGGCGCGATCCTGGAAATCGCGAGCGGTCTCGACCTCGACCGCGCCCGGCTGACCGAGGACCTGGACAACGGCACCTACCGGCGTGCCGTGATGGACGACTTCGCGATCAGTCAAGGTGAAGAGGTGAAGGGCAGTCCTCACCTGTTCCTGGCCGACGGTTCGTCGGAGCACAATCCGGGCATCACCGTGCATTGGGAAGGTCCGTGGGCGGCCGGTTACCCGGTAGTCGACAGCGATCAGCCGGAGATCTTCGAAGATCTCCTCCGGCGTGCGGCCCAAGGATGA
- a CDS encoding MBL fold metallo-hydrolase: MTDRVVLRRCVAGALETNTWVVRAPDSRDALLVDPGDDPERLAAEVQDLRIQGIVLTHAHWDHVLALPLLAELVDAPVLAHPAATEVWAHELEQARKQGHWDAGTATGELLPTGLLDLDPGRRLWDGRIDGELADGQELVVGGLVVRVVHTPGHTPDGVTLAMPGHLLTGDTLFPGGPGLTGWPLSDFDTIMTSVEHLLTAYDVAVGIHPGHGDSTTVGAEAPSLQAWRARGW; this comes from the coding sequence ATGACCGACCGCGTCGTACTGCGGCGGTGTGTCGCCGGCGCGCTCGAAACCAACACCTGGGTGGTCCGCGCGCCGGACAGCCGGGACGCGTTGCTGGTGGACCCGGGCGATGATCCGGAGCGGCTCGCCGCCGAAGTACAGGATCTCCGGATCCAGGGCATCGTGCTGACGCATGCGCACTGGGATCACGTTCTCGCGCTGCCGTTGCTCGCGGAGCTTGTGGACGCGCCGGTTCTCGCCCATCCGGCAGCGACCGAGGTGTGGGCACACGAGCTCGAACAGGCCCGAAAACAAGGGCATTGGGATGCCGGTACGGCGACCGGCGAGCTGCTGCCCACCGGTCTGCTCGACCTGGATCCCGGACGACGACTCTGGGACGGCCGGATCGACGGGGAACTCGCCGACGGCCAGGAGTTGGTCGTCGGTGGACTCGTAGTGCGGGTGGTGCACACCCCCGGGCACACGCCGGACGGGGTGACGCTGGCGATGCCTGGTCACCTGCTCACCGGGGACACGTTGTTCCCTGGTGGTCCGGGATTGACCGGCTGGCCGTTGTCGGACTTCGACACGATCATGACGTCGGTCGAGCACCTGCTCACGGCGTACGACGTTGCCGTCGGCATCCATCCTGGGCATGGCGACTCCACGACGGTCGGGGCCGAAGCGCCGTCACTGCAGGCTTGGCGCGCCCGAGGCTGGTGA
- a CDS encoding LacI family DNA-binding transcriptional regulator, with translation MSTGMTDKPTLRTVAAAAGVSIATVSYVLSGHPRSQAISETTARRVRDTANRLGYRRNDAARAIRTGKSDLVLLSLSVLADPWAQAVAAEISAAVTPLGKTALIVADGDWRTVLSNRTPDVIFIDHVPADPDLVADLEAFAARGVQIVAFSEVLEPRGFDVIRSGAEPRCHLAVEHLLKRYTRIGALTSKTEGSPRFDAYRNTMAAAGLPLGPVATFEPHPEGAYRAARALLTEADRPTALYCTTDFAAIAAIRVAHRLHLDVPGDLAVIGVGNTPEGERYDPSLSTVGPVGFNEALSQIMVDRLTTREGAPGKVFDFPWQLIVRDSTSPASGAPSLQ, from the coding sequence ATGTCCACGGGGATGACCGACAAGCCGACCCTCCGGACGGTCGCCGCGGCCGCGGGAGTGTCGATCGCGACCGTCTCCTACGTGCTGTCCGGGCACCCGCGCAGCCAGGCGATCTCCGAGACGACCGCGCGCCGGGTCCGGGACACCGCGAACCGGCTCGGGTATCGCCGCAACGACGCGGCCCGGGCGATCCGGACCGGCAAGTCCGACCTCGTCCTGCTGTCGCTCAGCGTGCTCGCCGATCCGTGGGCCCAGGCGGTGGCGGCCGAGATCAGCGCCGCGGTGACGCCGTTGGGCAAGACCGCGCTGATCGTCGCCGACGGTGACTGGCGCACGGTGTTGTCGAACCGGACGCCGGACGTGATCTTCATCGACCACGTGCCCGCCGACCCGGACCTGGTCGCCGATCTGGAGGCGTTCGCGGCGCGCGGCGTACAGATCGTCGCCTTCAGTGAGGTCCTCGAGCCGCGCGGTTTCGACGTGATCCGGTCCGGCGCCGAACCGCGCTGCCATCTGGCCGTCGAGCACCTGCTGAAGCGGTACACCAGGATCGGCGCGCTCACCTCGAAGACCGAGGGATCACCCCGCTTCGACGCCTACCGGAACACGATGGCCGCGGCCGGCCTGCCGCTGGGACCGGTGGCGACGTTCGAGCCGCATCCGGAGGGTGCCTACCGCGCCGCGCGGGCGCTGCTGACCGAAGCCGACCGGCCGACCGCGCTCTACTGCACGACGGACTTCGCGGCGATCGCCGCGATCCGGGTGGCCCACCGCCTGCACCTCGACGTACCGGGCGACCTGGCCGTCATCGGCGTCGGCAACACCCCCGAGGGCGAGCGCTACGACCCCTCCCTGTCGACCGTCGGCCCGGTCGGTTTCAACGAGGCTCTCAGCCAGATCATGGTCGACCGCCTGACCACTCGCGAAGGTGCCCCCGGCAAGGTCTTCGACTTCCCCTGGCAGTTGATCGTCCGCGACTCCACCTCACCAGCCTCGGGCGCGCCAAGCCTGCAGTGA
- a CDS encoding carbohydrate ABC transporter permease has translation MTSQVFRPAARPIWKERPAPAYQSIKALVLGGFAIAIIVPILVVVSTSLASDQDIIEAGGYVLWPKHPTVKAYETLFSGGLMGRAIMVSVFVTLVGTALALVTTISLAYATSRPVLFGRPVLLLVLFTLLFAPGIIPMFLIVKQLGLIDSLWSLILPGALGAFNFVVMRTFFMNVPQELLESARIDGASDFTILRRIVMPLSKAVIAVVGLFYAVGFWNAFFNALLYLNDTSKWPVQVILRTYVLQGKSLSADQLGVTPPPQPQSLQMAVVVVALVPIAMVYPFLQRHFTKGVITGAVKG, from the coding sequence ATGACGAGCCAGGTTTTCCGGCCGGCGGCCCGGCCGATCTGGAAGGAGCGGCCGGCACCGGCGTACCAGTCGATCAAGGCGCTCGTGCTCGGTGGTTTCGCGATCGCGATCATCGTCCCGATCCTGGTGGTGGTGTCGACGTCGCTGGCCAGCGACCAGGACATCATCGAGGCGGGCGGCTATGTGCTCTGGCCGAAGCATCCGACGGTGAAGGCGTACGAGACGCTGTTCTCCGGTGGGCTGATGGGCCGGGCGATCATGGTCAGCGTCTTCGTCACGCTGGTCGGCACCGCGCTGGCCCTGGTCACCACGATCTCGCTGGCCTACGCGACCTCGCGGCCGGTGCTGTTCGGCCGGCCGGTGCTGCTGCTGGTGCTGTTCACGTTGTTGTTTGCCCCGGGCATCATTCCGATGTTCCTGATCGTCAAGCAACTGGGGCTGATCGACAGCTTGTGGTCGCTGATCCTGCCCGGGGCGCTCGGAGCCTTCAACTTCGTGGTGATGCGGACGTTCTTCATGAACGTGCCGCAGGAATTGCTGGAGAGCGCCCGGATCGACGGTGCCAGTGACTTCACCATCCTGCGCCGGATCGTGATGCCGCTGTCGAAGGCGGTCATCGCGGTGGTCGGGCTGTTCTACGCCGTCGGGTTCTGGAACGCGTTCTTCAACGCGCTGCTGTATCTCAACGACACGTCGAAGTGGCCGGTCCAGGTGATCCTGCGGACGTACGTGCTGCAGGGCAAGTCGCTGTCGGCCGATCAGCTCGGAGTGACCCCGCCGCCGCAGCCGCAGTCGCTGCAGATGGCGGTCGTAGTGGTGGCGCTGGTGCCGATCGCGATGGTCTATCCCTTCCTGCAGCGCCACTTCACCAAGGGAGTCATCACCGGCGCCGTCAAGGGCTGA
- a CDS encoding ABC transporter permease translates to METSTPMDAKSTSTTTDPSTLTAGATTGPPRATERTPGAGPRSTRRVKAQLPFGVRWRRDWQMVLMMVPGVLFLIVFFYLPVLGNVVAFQDFQPYLGIMHSEWNGLQNFVNLYANPDFWDALRNTMILAGVQLLLFFPVPLAMALIVDSLVSNRIRRAFQTIAYLPHFLSWVLVIALFQQSLGGAGFVNNLLRQAGLDPIPFMTNPDTFPLLVVGQLIWKDAGWAMIIFLAALSAVDVSLYEAAAADGAGRWRRLWHITLPSMRTVIVLLLILRIGDILSVGFEQFILQRDSVGPGAAEVLDTFTYYAGVVGGDWSSGAAAGLAKGVVGALLLWGANSIAHRLGEPGIFQKRSGS, encoded by the coding sequence ATGGAGACCAGCACGCCGATGGATGCCAAGAGCACCAGCACGACGACGGACCCGAGCACGCTGACGGCCGGCGCGACAACCGGCCCGCCGCGCGCCACCGAGCGCACGCCAGGCGCCGGCCCACGCAGTACGAGACGGGTGAAGGCCCAGTTGCCGTTCGGCGTCCGGTGGCGGCGGGACTGGCAGATGGTGCTGATGATGGTGCCCGGCGTGCTGTTCCTCATCGTCTTCTTCTATCTCCCGGTGCTCGGCAACGTCGTCGCGTTCCAGGACTTCCAGCCGTATCTCGGGATCATGCACAGCGAGTGGAACGGCCTGCAGAACTTCGTCAACCTCTACGCCAACCCGGATTTCTGGGACGCGCTGAGAAATACGATGATCCTGGCCGGCGTCCAGTTGCTGCTGTTCTTCCCGGTGCCGCTGGCGATGGCGCTGATCGTGGATTCCCTGGTGAGCAACAGGATCCGGCGCGCGTTCCAGACGATCGCCTATCTCCCGCACTTTCTCTCCTGGGTGCTGGTGATCGCGTTGTTCCAGCAGTCGCTGGGTGGCGCGGGGTTCGTCAACAACCTGCTCCGGCAGGCCGGCCTCGATCCGATCCCGTTCATGACGAACCCCGACACGTTCCCGTTGCTGGTCGTCGGACAGCTGATCTGGAAGGACGCCGGCTGGGCGATGATCATCTTCCTCGCCGCGCTGTCCGCCGTCGACGTCTCCCTGTACGAGGCGGCCGCCGCCGACGGTGCCGGCCGGTGGCGCCGGCTCTGGCACATCACCCTGCCTTCGATGCGGACCGTCATCGTCCTGCTGCTGATCCTGCGGATCGGCGACATCCTCAGCGTCGGCTTCGAACAGTTCATCCTGCAACGCGACTCGGTCGGCCCGGGCGCGGCCGAGGTCCTCGACACTTTCACGTACTACGCGGGCGTGGTCGGCGGCGACTGGAGCAGCGGAGCGGCGGCCGGGTTGGCCAAGGGCGTCGTCGGGGCCCTGTTGCTGTGGGGCGCGAACTCGATCGCCCATCGCCTCGGTGAACCGGGCATCTTCCAGAAGCGGAGTGGATCATGA
- a CDS encoding extracellular solute-binding protein — protein sequence MSTESHVSRRRFLQLTGGALGAAALGPTLAGCGDGGAADGGAKASGELKLPTYKAFEGVQPDLPGAESGLEPGFLRFPEDAIASVQTAPLKNAVTALTETFATPPPPMGSNQMWQALNRALGADLKLTIGTDPGYPEKFATLLASDSLPDLMWLPPNQGIPNVGPMLEAKFQDLTKYLSGDAVLEYPNLAALKPASWRTAVVNGKIWGAPIPSTPFGQVMMGNPKTWAKVGGLQCTTADEFFAKCKELTNGTNYALEPAIINMLHMFGEWFGAPNSWRVNQDRALTHLYETDNYKAAVEYAAKLWAAKVFYPDLNLADATPKTVNGQIAAQVVVGPRATADFRALDPSLFVETMIPFGHDGKAKPVYDMGYGTVGFTPFKKTDEGRIRELLALINYLSAPFGTKEYLQKNFGTAGEQYNLDANKNPVLTQAGNQQAPGLVSALQIMTSPESVIFNPAFPEDTKKVHATEQKLLEHAMRNPTAGTYSDTSSKVGPKLTAAFRDTIVDIVTGRQKIGAYDDALKRWKSGGGDKMRGEFEAVLPSSVPVTQS from the coding sequence ATGTCTACGGAGAGTCACGTCAGCAGGCGGCGGTTTCTGCAGCTCACCGGCGGGGCGCTGGGCGCCGCTGCGCTCGGGCCCACCTTGGCGGGGTGTGGGGACGGCGGGGCGGCGGATGGTGGGGCGAAGGCGTCGGGTGAGCTGAAGCTGCCGACGTACAAGGCGTTCGAAGGAGTGCAGCCCGATCTGCCGGGAGCCGAGTCGGGGCTCGAGCCGGGGTTCCTGCGGTTCCCGGAGGACGCGATCGCCAGTGTGCAGACGGCGCCGCTGAAGAACGCGGTGACCGCGCTGACCGAGACGTTCGCGACGCCGCCGCCGCCGATGGGCAGCAACCAGATGTGGCAGGCGCTCAACCGGGCGCTCGGCGCGGACCTGAAGCTCACCATCGGCACCGATCCGGGCTACCCGGAGAAGTTCGCGACCCTGCTGGCCAGTGACTCGCTGCCGGACCTGATGTGGCTGCCGCCGAACCAGGGCATCCCGAACGTCGGTCCGATGCTGGAAGCGAAGTTCCAGGACCTCACCAAGTACCTGTCGGGCGACGCCGTGCTGGAGTACCCGAACCTCGCCGCGCTCAAGCCCGCCTCCTGGCGGACCGCGGTGGTGAACGGCAAGATCTGGGGCGCTCCGATCCCGTCCACGCCGTTCGGCCAGGTGATGATGGGCAACCCGAAGACCTGGGCCAAGGTCGGCGGCCTGCAGTGCACGACGGCCGACGAGTTCTTCGCCAAGTGCAAGGAACTCACCAACGGCACCAACTACGCCCTCGAGCCGGCGATCATCAACATGCTGCACATGTTCGGCGAGTGGTTCGGCGCCCCGAACAGCTGGCGGGTCAACCAGGACCGGGCCCTCACCCACCTGTACGAGACCGACAACTACAAGGCTGCCGTCGAGTACGCCGCGAAGCTGTGGGCCGCCAAGGTGTTCTACCCCGACCTCAACCTCGCCGACGCCACCCCGAAGACGGTCAACGGCCAGATCGCCGCCCAGGTCGTCGTCGGACCGCGCGCGACCGCGGACTTCCGCGCCCTCGACCCGAGCTTGTTCGTCGAGACGATGATCCCGTTCGGCCACGACGGCAAGGCCAAGCCGGTCTACGACATGGGCTACGGCACCGTCGGTTTCACCCCGTTCAAGAAGACCGACGAGGGCCGGATCCGCGAACTGCTTGCCCTGATCAACTACCTCTCGGCGCCGTTCGGGACCAAGGAGTACCTGCAGAAGAACTTCGGTACGGCGGGTGAGCAGTACAACCTCGACGCCAACAAGAACCCGGTGCTCACCCAGGCCGGCAACCAGCAGGCGCCCGGCCTGGTCAGCGCGCTGCAGATCATGACCTCGCCGGAGAGCGTGATCTTCAACCCGGCGTTCCCCGAGGACACCAAGAAGGTGCACGCCACCGAGCAGAAGCTGCTCGAGCACGCGATGCGCAACCCGACCGCGGGCACGTACTCGGACACCAGCAGCAAGGTCGGCCCCAAGCTGACCGCGGCGTTCCGCGACACGATCGTCGACATCGTCACCGGACGGCAGAAGATCGGCGCGTACGACGACGCCCTCAAGCGCTGGAAGAGTGGCGGCGGCGACAAGATGCGCGGCGAGTTCGAGGCCGTGCTGCCGTCGAGCGTCCCGGTCACCCAGTCCTGA
- a CDS encoding amino acid permease, with product MSATLDHTAVAGTPDGVSAAELGGFGYEQQLHRRVGRYASFAAGFSFVSILTTVFQLFGLGFGFGGTAFFWTWPAVLAGQLTVALCFAELSARYPLSGAIYQWSRRLGGAVVGWFAGWTMVIAQIITVAAAAIALQVVLPAVWTGFQLIGTDPSLASRDGAANAVLLGCLLLVVTTTLNAVSVRVTAIVNSVGVTCELIGVVLLVVLLVTHSKRGPSVVLHTTNLDHTTGYVVPLLISALMAAYVLVGFDSAGELAEETHKPRATTPRTIIRAVVASGIGGAFLIVAALMAAPSVTDGKLALGGLPYVLTSSLGTTTGKLLLLDVAFAVCVCTLAIQTAAARMIFSMARDNVLPFSGPLRRVSARTGTPVLATVVPGVGAALCLVVNVGNAGLFLGLASVCITLLYIAYLLVTVPLFVQRLKGDPLPDGVDEDGRKLFSLGRFGLLVNGVAVVYGVAMAINLGWPRAAVYDPAGDGWYLHYLPLITLAVTAVGGVLAYRYQRTPYHAAIGRPRQVAEVNA from the coding sequence ATGTCAGCAACCCTCGATCACACCGCGGTTGCCGGTACGCCGGACGGTGTCAGCGCGGCCGAGCTCGGCGGCTTCGGCTATGAGCAGCAACTGCATCGGCGGGTCGGGCGCTACGCGTCGTTCGCGGCCGGCTTCTCGTTCGTCTCGATCCTGACCACGGTCTTCCAGCTGTTCGGGCTGGGCTTCGGGTTCGGCGGTACGGCGTTCTTCTGGACCTGGCCGGCCGTTCTCGCCGGCCAGTTGACGGTGGCCCTCTGTTTCGCGGAACTCTCCGCCCGCTACCCGCTGTCGGGCGCGATCTACCAGTGGTCCCGACGACTCGGTGGCGCCGTGGTGGGATGGTTCGCGGGCTGGACGATGGTGATCGCACAGATCATCACGGTCGCCGCCGCCGCGATCGCCTTGCAGGTGGTCCTTCCGGCGGTTTGGACAGGTTTCCAGCTGATCGGCACCGATCCCTCGCTGGCGTCCCGCGACGGTGCGGCCAACGCAGTACTGCTGGGCTGCCTTCTGCTCGTGGTGACGACCACGCTCAACGCGGTCAGCGTCCGGGTTACCGCGATCGTCAACTCCGTCGGCGTCACTTGCGAGCTCATCGGCGTGGTCCTGCTCGTCGTCCTGCTCGTCACTCACTCCAAGCGCGGCCCTTCGGTGGTGCTGCACACGACCAACCTGGACCACACCACCGGGTACGTCGTACCGCTGCTGATCTCCGCCTTGATGGCGGCGTACGTCCTCGTCGGCTTCGACAGCGCGGGCGAACTCGCCGAGGAGACGCACAAGCCTCGGGCCACCACGCCGCGCACGATCATCCGCGCGGTCGTTGCCTCGGGCATCGGCGGTGCGTTCCTCATCGTCGCCGCACTGATGGCCGCGCCCTCGGTCACCGACGGCAAACTCGCGCTCGGCGGTCTGCCGTATGTGCTCACCAGCAGCCTCGGAACCACTACTGGCAAGCTGCTCCTGCTCGACGTCGCCTTCGCAGTTTGCGTTTGTACGCTGGCGATCCAGACGGCGGCAGCACGGATGATCTTCTCGATGGCCCGCGACAACGTCCTGCCGTTCTCCGGTCCACTCCGCCGCGTCTCGGCACGAACCGGTACGCCGGTACTGGCGACCGTCGTACCAGGTGTCGGGGCTGCCCTCTGCCTCGTGGTCAACGTCGGGAACGCCGGCCTCTTCCTCGGCCTCGCGAGCGTCTGCATCACGCTGCTCTACATCGCTTATCTGCTGGTCACCGTGCCGTTGTTCGTCCAGCGCCTCAAGGGCGATCCGCTGCCGGACGGTGTCGACGAGGACGGCCGCAAACTCTTCTCCCTGGGCCGATTCGGTCTGCTGGTCAACGGCGTCGCGGTGGTCTACGGAGTAGCGATGGCGATCAACCTCGGCTGGCCGCGAGCAGCTGTGTACGACCCGGCCGGCGACGGCTGGTACCTGCACTACCTCCCGCTGATCACGCTGGCAGTCACCGCTGTCGGCGGCGTCCTGGCTTATCGGTACCAGCGCACGCCGTACCACGCGGCCATCGGCCGGCCCCGCCAGGTGGCAGAGGTGAACGCATGA
- a CDS encoding DUF1989 domain-containing protein — protein MSYQHELPGGTAWSFPVRAGRLIRLTALGPDANATMLLFGPDHLDRLNVPDTLKAQMSACIRPPMVLMSDRGLALASVTASTLDWHDCLTGFRQDQLLFTELAKHGLGEADLHASINFFSKVAIADDTRLAYSPGHAAAGDTVDLRTEQDVLVVISTAPHPLSHHDPASVRVEVTAATEVHRPQRDEAARALEMSRRTLV, from the coding sequence ATGAGCTACCAGCACGAGCTCCCCGGCGGCACGGCCTGGTCGTTCCCCGTCCGCGCGGGACGCCTGATCAGATTGACCGCCCTAGGCCCCGACGCGAACGCGACCATGCTGTTGTTCGGCCCGGACCACCTCGACCGTCTCAACGTCCCCGACACGTTGAAGGCGCAGATGTCGGCGTGCATCCGACCGCCGATGGTCCTGATGTCGGATCGCGGCCTGGCGCTCGCGTCCGTCACCGCATCCACGCTCGACTGGCACGACTGCCTCACCGGTTTCCGGCAGGACCAACTCCTCTTCACCGAACTGGCGAAGCACGGCCTGGGTGAGGCCGACCTGCACGCCAGTATCAACTTCTTCTCGAAGGTCGCCATCGCCGACGACACAAGGCTGGCCTACAGCCCCGGCCACGCGGCAGCAGGCGACACCGTCGATCTCCGCACCGAGCAAGACGTCCTCGTCGTCATCTCGACTGCCCCACACCCGCTCTCCCACCACGACCCCGCCTCCGTCCGGGTCGAGGTGACAGCGGCGACAGAAGTTCATCGACCCCAACGGGACGAGGCGGCCCGCGCTCTCGAGATGTCGAGGAGGACGCTGGTATGA
- a CDS encoding urea amidolyase associated protein UAAP2 encodes MTTVLETTLDTTVAAGDGALIAVPAGGRLRIVDLHGNQAVDTLLYDAHDLDNRYSAFDTIREQRAVFLTTGSRLLSTRLDELAVITGDTCGRHDTIGGACSQESNVIRYGEATRHQHACRQTFLRYGAQAGIGQRHLGHNLNFFMNVPVDPGGNLTFADGLSARGKYVELTASRDLLVLISNCPQLNNPCNGWNPTPVQLLGWWR; translated from the coding sequence ATGACGACCGTCCTCGAGACCACCCTGGACACGACCGTCGCAGCAGGCGATGGTGCCCTGATCGCCGTACCGGCAGGCGGCCGGCTCCGCATCGTCGACCTGCACGGCAACCAGGCCGTCGACACCTTGCTCTACGACGCCCATGATCTCGACAACCGGTACTCCGCGTTCGACACCATCCGTGAACAACGAGCGGTCTTCCTCACCACCGGATCCCGCCTCCTCTCGACCCGCCTCGACGAGCTCGCGGTCATCACCGGCGACACCTGCGGACGGCACGACACGATCGGCGGCGCCTGCTCGCAGGAGAGCAACGTCATCCGGTACGGCGAGGCGACGCGTCACCAGCACGCCTGTCGCCAGACCTTCCTCCGGTACGGCGCGCAAGCCGGCATCGGCCAACGCCACCTCGGCCACAACCTCAACTTCTTCATGAACGTCCCCGTCGATCCGGGCGGCAACCTGACCTTTGCCGACGGCCTCTCGGCCCGGGGCAAGTACGTCGAACTCACGGCGTCTCGCGACCTCCTCGTCCTGATCAGCAACTGCCCCCAGCTGAACAACCCCTGCAACGGCTGGAATCCGACTCCCGTACAGCTCCTCGGCTGGTGGCGCTGA
- a CDS encoding 5-oxoprolinase/urea amidolyase family protein has protein sequence MARLTVVRPGMQTTIQDLAGRQGLWDVGVPPSGAVDELTFALLTAAVGNPDNAAGLECVVTGPTLTADEDRLVCVGGAATQATIDGRRLRAGKVAKLPAGATLDVGPLDGPGMRGYVAIEGGLDVPRVLGSRSTFTLGGFGGQEGRALQDGDEIPLARKENLLTPAPITLPVLTGNWTLRVIPGPHGAPDHLTDEGVEEFLTTSWLVDHRSDRTGVRLVGPTPGWARDDGGEAGLHPSNLHDSAYPVGGIMLSGDTPVIVGKDGPSLGGFVVPAVVIQADRWMLGQLRPGDAVQLQPVSPDDAAEAMRVRRTWLADLRQDPPRVTPVGCGSERPEVLHQEGGAGSVPAYTIRRSGDRHLLVEAGPTELDLTVRVWVHLLAEALRADRPDGVVEIVEGVRSVLVAIDSARIGLDELAKQLARLAGELADPAAVILPAREVILPIAFDHPLAHEAMRRYQTSVRPDAPWCPDNVEFIRRVNDLDDRAEVFDIVAAATYLVVGLGDVYLGAPVAVPLDPRHRLVTTKYNPARTWTPQNAVGIGGIYLCIYGMEGPGGYQLVGRTVPVWRISDNDEQPWLLRQFDRIRFTPVSPQELADQREQIKAGADLDVRPATFSIADVRRIEQEAPMDIVTLRAKRRAAFDAERARWGA, from the coding sequence ATGGCTCGACTCACCGTCGTCCGGCCGGGAATGCAGACCACGATCCAGGACCTCGCTGGTCGCCAAGGTCTCTGGGATGTCGGCGTTCCGCCTTCGGGCGCTGTCGACGAACTCACCTTCGCCCTCCTGACCGCGGCCGTAGGCAACCCGGACAACGCAGCCGGCCTGGAATGCGTCGTGACCGGGCCGACCCTCACGGCCGACGAAGACCGGTTGGTCTGCGTAGGCGGTGCGGCAACGCAGGCCACCATCGACGGACGACGGCTGAGGGCAGGCAAGGTCGCCAAGCTCCCGGCCGGCGCAACGCTCGACGTCGGCCCGCTCGACGGTCCCGGCATGCGCGGGTACGTCGCGATCGAGGGCGGCCTGGACGTTCCCCGCGTGCTCGGCAGCCGCTCGACCTTCACCCTCGGCGGCTTCGGCGGCCAAGAAGGTCGGGCACTCCAGGACGGTGACGAGATTCCCCTTGCCAGGAAGGAGAATCTCCTTACGCCGGCACCGATCACGCTCCCCGTGCTGACCGGCAACTGGACCCTGCGCGTCATCCCCGGGCCCCACGGCGCGCCCGACCACCTCACCGACGAGGGCGTCGAGGAGTTCCTCACCACGAGCTGGCTGGTCGACCATCGCTCCGATCGCACGGGCGTCCGCCTGGTCGGCCCCACGCCAGGCTGGGCCCGCGACGACGGCGGTGAGGCCGGCTTGCACCCCTCGAACCTGCACGACTCCGCCTACCCGGTCGGCGGCATCATGCTCTCGGGCGACACCCCGGTGATCGTCGGCAAGGACGGCCCGTCGCTCGGCGGGTTCGTCGTACCGGCGGTGGTGATCCAGGCCGATCGCTGGATGCTCGGCCAACTCCGGCCAGGCGACGCCGTCCAGCTCCAGCCGGTATCACCTGACGACGCGGCAGAGGCCATGCGCGTACGCCGTACGTGGTTGGCCGACCTTCGCCAGGATCCACCACGGGTGACCCCCGTCGGGTGCGGCTCGGAGCGACCGGAAGTTCTTCACCAAGAAGGTGGGGCGGGTTCCGTACCGGCGTACACGATCAGGCGGTCCGGCGACCGGCATCTGCTGGTGGAAGCGGGACCCACCGAACTCGACCTGACTGTCCGGGTCTGGGTTCACCTCCTGGCCGAGGCGTTGCGCGCCGACCGACCCGACGGCGTCGTCGAGATCGTCGAGGGGGTCCGGTCGGTGCTGGTGGCCATCGACTCCGCCCGCATCGGTCTGGACGAACTGGCGAAGCAACTGGCGAGGCTGGCCGGCGAACTCGCGGATCCGGCGGCGGTGATCCTGCCGGCCCGCGAGGTGATCCTGCCGATCGCGTTCGACCATCCGCTCGCTCACGAGGCGATGCGGCGCTACCAGACCTCGGTCCGCCCGGACGCGCCCTGGTGCCCGGACAACGTCGAGTTCATCCGCCGCGTGAACGACCTGGACGATCGCGCCGAGGTGTTCGACATCGTTGCCGCGGCCACCTATCTCGTGGTCGGCCTGGGCGATGTGTATCTCGGCGCACCGGTGGCCGTACCGCTCGACCCACGCCACCGGCTCGTCACCACGAAGTACAACCCGGCCCGGACCTGGACGCCGCAGAACGCGGTCGGAATCGGCGGGATCTACCTGTGCATCTACGGCATGGAAGGGCCCGGCGGCTACCAACTCGTCGGCAGGACCGTGCCGGTCTGGCGGATCTCGGACAACGACGAGCAGCCCTGGTTGCTCAGGCAGTTCGACCGGATCCGCTTCACCCCCGTCAGTCCGCAGGAACTCGCCGACCAACGGGAACAGATCAAGGCCGGAGCAGACCTGGACGTGAGACCCGCGACGTTCTCGATCGCCGACGTCCGCCGCATCGAGCAGGAGGCACCGATGGACATCGTCACCCTTCGCGCCAAGAGGCGCGCCGCTTTCGACGCCGAGCGGGCGAGGTGGGGAGCATGA